One window of Dromaius novaehollandiae isolate bDroNov1 chromosome 20, bDroNov1.hap1, whole genome shotgun sequence genomic DNA carries:
- the GPR21 gene encoding probable G-protein coupled receptor 21 — protein sequence MNSSLVGNQSGRPFCLLAVSYLETINFCLLEVVIIVFLMVLIISGNIIVIFVFHCAPLLNHHTTSYFIQTMAYADLLVGVSCLVPSLSLLHYPIVLSESLVCQIFGYVVSVLKSVSMASLACISIDRYIAITKPLTYNTLVTPWRLRICILVIWLYSCLVFLPSFRWGKPGYHGDVFRWCADSWNTDAYFTLFIVVMLYAPAASIVCFTYFNIFRICQQHTKEINERRVRFSSQDGEAGEAQPCPDKRYAMVLFRITSVFYILWLPYIIYFLLESSNVYSNRVASFLTTWLAISNSFCNCVIYSLSNSVFQKGLKRLSGAICASCARARVAKDSSTSRSKRSSNGCHV from the coding sequence ATGAACTCCTCTTTGGTTGGCAACCAGAGTGGCCGGCCGTTCTGTCTCCTGGCCGTTAGCTATTTGGAGACCATCAATTTTTGCCTCCTGGAAGTGGTTATTATTGTGTTCCTCATGGTGCTGATTATTTCAGGAAACATTATAGTGATATTTGtctttcactgtgcacctctacTGAACCACCACACCACCAGCTACTTCATCCAGACTATGGCGTATGCTGACCTCTTGGTAGGTGTGAGCTGTCTGGTGCCTTCTCTGTCTCTGCTGCACTATCCTATCGTTTTGAGTGAGTCCTTGGTTTGCCAAATCTTTGGTTATGTGGTATCAGTGCTCAAGAGCGTCTCCATGGCCTCTTTGGCGTGCATTAGTATTGACAGATACATTGCCATCACTAAACCACTGACCTACAACACCCTGGTTACCCCGTGGAGACTTCGAATCTGCATACTGGTAATTTGGCTGTACTCCTGCCTGGTCTTCTTACCCTCCTTCCGCTGGGGCAAGCCTGGATATCACGGGGACGTGTTTCGGTGGTGCGCCGATTCCTGGAACACCGATGCCTATTTTACTCTCTTCATCGTGGTGATGCTCTACGCCCCTGCCGCCTCCATCGTTTGCTTCACCTACTTCAACATCTTCCGCATCTGCCAGCAGCACACCAAGGAGATCAACGAGCGGCGAGTGCGCTTCAGCTCTCAGGACGGGGAGGCTGGGGAGGCGCAGCCCTGCCCCGACAAGCGCTACGCCATGGTCCTTTTTCGCATCACCAGCGTCTTCTACATCCTCTGGCTGCCCTACATAATCTATTTTTTGCTGGAGAGCTCCAACGTCTATAGTAATCGCGTCGCGTCCTTCTTGACCACTTGGCTTGCCATTAGCAACAGTTTCTGCAACTGTGTCATTTACAGTCTCTCCAACAGTGTCTTTCAGAAGGGGCTTAAGCGTCTCTCGGGGGCTATTTGTGCCTCCTGTGCTAGAGCAAGGGTAGCTAAGGACTCCTCTACCTCTAGGAGCAAAAGATCTTCCAATGGATGTCACGTCTAA